One window of the Zea mays cultivar B73 chromosome 3, Zm-B73-REFERENCE-NAM-5.0, whole genome shotgun sequence genome contains the following:
- the LOC100216610 gene encoding uncharacterized protein isoform X1, whose amino-acid sequence MSTAVHAAAMAEDAAADLRRRMKDKRAAIERRITDSRDRAAAASSAFSAALLEARSIANQTVSNRAKLSEQKQHLRKLESDLAQALSVQASRRSKHKFMTESISNTTATNEHLRHLAMDRRSTRDECMNAISNQLKDIESLEAESDAHGDKSLETALMWYDKFLGFQVVGGEGVKFVFNKIDVQNPDKKYSFCIKLAGERYILVWCVPSVDDAEELVKDLNCSNDLYKFVRAMREMFQAATISGNLLPSSFCPDVSSITSSSFSALSLDSRSEK is encoded by the exons ATGTCTACCGCCGTCCACGCTGCAGCCATGGCGGAGGACGCCGCCGCCGATCTGCGCCGGAGGATGAAGGACAAGCGAGCCGCCATCGAGCGCCGGATCACCGACTCCCGggaccgcgccgccgccgcctcctccgcCTTCAGCGCCGCCCTCCTCGAGGCGCGCTCCATCGCCAACCAGACCGTCTCCAACCGAG CAAAACTCAGCGAACAAAAACAACACCTCAGGAAATTAGAATCAGATCTAGCACAGGCCCTCTCCG TCCAAGCAAGCAGAAGGTCAAAACACAAGTTCATGACTGAGTCGATTTCAAACACCACTGCAACAAATGAACATCTTAGACACTTGGCTATGGACCGTAGGTCTACAAGAGATGAATGCATGAATGCCATATCAAATCAACTAAAAG ATATTGAATCCCTTGAAGCTGAAAGTGACGCACATGGAGATAAGAGCCTAGAGACGGCTCTTATGTGGTATGATAAGTTTCTTGGTTTTCAAGTTGTTGGAGGAGAAG GGGTGAAATTTGTGTTCAACAAAATTGATGTGCAAAATCCTGACAAGAAGTATTCTTTTTGCATAAAACTTGCTGGAGAAAGATACATCT TAGTCTGGTGTGTTCCATCTGTGGACGATGCTGAAGAATTGGTGAAGGATCTTAACTGCAGCAATGATCTGTACAAATTTGTGAGGGCCATGAGAGAGATGTTCCAGGCTGCTACAATCAGTG gAAATCTGTTGCCAAGCTCCTTTTGCCCCGACGTTTCATCCATAACATCTTCATCGTTCTCAGCGTTATCACTGGATTCCAGAAGTGAAAAATAG
- the LOC100216610 gene encoding uncharacterized protein LOC100216610, with protein MSTAVHAAAMAEDAAADLRRRMKDKRAAIERRITDSRDRAAAASSAFSAALLEARSIANQTVSNRAKLSEQKQHLRKLESDLAQALSVQASRRSKHKFMTESISNTTATNEHLRHLAMDRRSTRDECMNAISNQLKDIESLEAESDAHGDKSLETALMWYDKFLGFQVVGGEGVKFVFNKIDVQNPDKKYSFCIKLAGERYILVWCVPSVDDAEELVKDLNCSNDLYKFVRAMREMFQAATISGILCYIFSLRVLSSIMT; from the exons ATGTCTACCGCCGTCCACGCTGCAGCCATGGCGGAGGACGCCGCCGCCGATCTGCGCCGGAGGATGAAGGACAAGCGAGCCGCCATCGAGCGCCGGATCACCGACTCCCGggaccgcgccgccgccgcctcctccgcCTTCAGCGCCGCCCTCCTCGAGGCGCGCTCCATCGCCAACCAGACCGTCTCCAACCGAG CAAAACTCAGCGAACAAAAACAACACCTCAGGAAATTAGAATCAGATCTAGCACAGGCCCTCTCCG TCCAAGCAAGCAGAAGGTCAAAACACAAGTTCATGACTGAGTCGATTTCAAACACCACTGCAACAAATGAACATCTTAGACACTTGGCTATGGACCGTAGGTCTACAAGAGATGAATGCATGAATGCCATATCAAATCAACTAAAAG ATATTGAATCCCTTGAAGCTGAAAGTGACGCACATGGAGATAAGAGCCTAGAGACGGCTCTTATGTGGTATGATAAGTTTCTTGGTTTTCAAGTTGTTGGAGGAGAAG GGGTGAAATTTGTGTTCAACAAAATTGATGTGCAAAATCCTGACAAGAAGTATTCTTTTTGCATAAAACTTGCTGGAGAAAGATACATCT TAGTCTGGTGTGTTCCATCTGTGGACGATGCTGAAGAATTGGTGAAGGATCTTAACTGCAGCAATGATCTGTACAAATTTGTGAGGGCCATGAGAGAGATGTTCCAGGCTGCTACAATCAGTGGTATTTTATGCTACATATTCTCGTTACGTGTTTTGTCTTCAATCATGACATAG
- the LOC100193750 gene encoding Protein FIZZY-RELATED 3-like (The RefSeq protein has 1 substitution compared to this genomic sequence), with protein sequence MAVAAPASDAKPRLNVPPSMASALRLDPVGLGAGPSMPSPSRRLAEPPKTPSPSKTTYSDRFIPCRSSSRLQNFALIDSPLSPAKDDTPYSRLLRAELFGPDSPKPTTATSAASASPNTNLFRFKKDHSAPTSPFAKAAAAHHDCTAGSGDAPSPQKPPRKVPKTPHKVLDAPSLQDDFYLNLVDWSSQNVLAVGLGTCVYLWSASNSKVTKLCDLGPRDSVCAVHWSREGSYLSIGTGLGDVQIWDSSRCKRIRNMGGHQTRTGVLAWSSCILSSGSRDKNILQHDIRVPNDYISKFSGHRSEVCGLEWSHDDRELASGGNDNQLLVWNQRSQQPVLRLTEHTAAVKAIAWSPHQQGLLASGGGTADRCIRFWNTANGNVLNSIDTGSQVCNLAWCKNVNELVSTHGYSQNQIMVWKYPSMSKVATLTGHTMRVLYLASSPDGQTIVTGAGDETLRFWNIFPSVRTQTPVRDIGLSSFSRSHIRCGGGRAWRDQIGGRRNVVLILRCWFIE encoded by the exons ATGGCGGTGGCGGCGCCGGCCTCGGACGCCAAGCCGCGCCTCAACGTGCCACCGTCCATGGCATCCGCGCTCCGCCTCGATCCCGTGGGGCTGGGGGCGGGACCCTCTATGCCGTCCCCCTCCCGCCGACTCGCCGAGCCTCCCAAGACGCCCTCCCCATCCAAGACCACCTACAGCGACCGTTTCATCCCCTGCCGCTCCTCCTCCCGCCTCCAGAACTTCGCGCTAATCGACTCCCCTCTCTCCCCAGCCAAGGACGACACGCCCTACTCCCGCCTCCTCCGCGCCGAGCTCTTTGGCCCCGATTCACCCAAACCCACCACCGCCACCTCcgcagcctccgcctcgcccaacaccAACCTCTTCCGCTTCAAGAAAGACCACTCCGCTCCCACCTCACCCTTCGCTAAAGCTGCCGCCGCGCACCATGACTGCACCGCGGGATCCGGAGACGCGCCGTCGCCGCAGAAGCCACCCAGGAAGGTCCCCAAAACGCCGCATAAG GTCCTGGACGCGCCCTCCCTGCAGGACGACTTCTATCTCAACCTCGTCGACTGGTCCTCGCAGAACGTGCTCGCCGTCGGCCTCGGCACCTGCGTCTACCTCTGGTCCGCGTCCAATAGCAAG GTCACCAAGCTCTGCGATTTGGGGCCTAGGGACAGCGTATGCGCCGTGCATTGGTCACGGGAAGGCTCTTATCTTTCCATTGGCACCGGCCTTGGAGATGTCCAG ATTTGGGATAGTTCTCGCTGTAAGCGGATTAGAAATATGGGAGGTCACCAAACAAGGACTGGGGTATTAGCATGGAGCTCATGCATCTTGTCGTCGGGTAGCAGGGACAAGAACATACTGCAGCATGACATCCGTGTCCCCAATGACTATATCAGCAAGTTTTCTGGTCATAGATCAGAG GTTTGTGGACTCGAATGGTCGCATGACGACCGCGAGCTTGCCTCAGGCGGAAATGACAACCAGTTATTAGTCTGGAACCAACGATCGCAACAGCCAGTTTTGCGGTTGACAGAACATACAGCTGCTGTTAAAGCAATAGCGTGGTCaccacatcagcaaggactcctaGCATCAGGAGGTGGAACAGCTGATAGATGCATCAGGTTTTGGAACACGGCTAACGGAAATGTTCTGAACTCAATTGACACAGGCAGCCAG GTTTGCAACCTTGCCTGGTGCAAAAATGTGAATGAGCTTGTGAGCACACATGGATATTCCCAAAATCAGATCATGGTGTGGAAATACCCATCCATGTCAAAG GTTGCAACTCTAACTGGACATACGATGCGTGTGCTTTACCTCGCGTCGTCGCCTGATGGACAG ACCATAGTAACAGGGGCAGGTGACGAAACTCTACGGTTCTGGAACATATTTCCATCAGTTAGAACACAG ACTCCTGTGCGTGATATTGGGCTCTCGTCATTCTCAAGAAGCCACATCCGGTGAGGAGGCGGCAGGGCCTGGAGGGACCAGATCGGAGGCAGACGAAATGTTGTACTGATACTGAGATGTTGGTTTATTGAGTGA
- the LOC100193750 gene encoding protein FIZZY-RELATED 3-like isoform X1 has product MAVAAPASDAKPRLNVPPSMASALRLDPVGLGAGPSMPSPSRRLAEPPKTPSPSKTTYSDRFIPCRSSSRLQNFALIDSPLSPAKDDTPYSRLLRAELFGPDSPKPTTATSAASASPNTNLFRFKKDHSAPTSPFAKAAAAHHDCTAGSGDAPSPQKPPRKVPKTPHKVLDAPSLQDDFYLNLVDWSSQNVLAVGLGTCVYLWSASNSKVTKLCDLGPRDSVCAVHWSREGSYLSIGTGLGDVQIWDSSRCKRIRNMGGHQTRTGVLAWSSCILSSGSRDKNILQHDIRVPNDYISKFSGHRSEVCGLEWSHDDRELASGGNDNQLLVWNQRSQQPVLRLTEHTAAVKAIAWSPHQQGLLASGGGTADRCIRFWNTANGNVLNSIDTGSQVCNLAWCKNVNELVSTHGYSQNQIMVWKYPSMSKVATLTGHTMRVLYLASSPDGQTIVTGAGDETLRFWNIFPSVRTQTPVRDIGLSSFSRSHIR; this is encoded by the exons ATGGCGGTGGCGGCGCCGGCCTCGGACGCCAAGCCGCGCCTCAACGTGCCACCGTCCATGGCATCCGCGCTCCGCCTCGATCCCGTGGGGCTGGGGGCGGGACCCTCTATGCCGTCCCCCTCCCGCCGACTCGCCGAGCCTCCCAAGACGCCCTCCCCATCCAAGACCACCTACAGCGACCGTTTCATCCCCTGCCGCTCCTCCTCCCGCCTCCAGAACTTCGCGCTAATCGACTCCCCTCTCTCCCCAGCCAAGGACGACACGCCCTACTCCCGCCTCCTCCGCGCCGAGCTCTTTGGCCCCGATTCACCCAAACCCACCACCGCCACCTCcgcagcctccgcctcgcccaacaccAACCTCTTCCGCTTCAAGAAAGACCACTCCGCTCCCACCTCACCCTTCGCTAAAGCTGCCGCCGCGCACCATGACTGCACCGCGGGATCCGGAGACGCGCCGTCGCCGCAGAAGCCACCCAGGAAGGTCCCCAAAACGCCGCATAAG GTCCTGGACGCGCCCTCCCTGCAGGACGACTTCTATCTCAACCTCGTCGACTGGTCCTCGCAGAACGTGCTCGCCGTCGGCCTCGGCACCTGCGTCTACCTCTGGTCCGCGTCCAATAGCAAG GTCACCAAGCTCTGCGATTTGGGGCCTAGGGACAGCGTATGCGCCGTGCATTGGTCACGGGAAGGCTCTTATCTTTCCATTGGCACCGGCCTTGGAGATGTCCAG ATTTGGGATAGTTCTCGCTGTAAGCGGATTAGAAATATGGGAGGTCACCAAACAAGGACTGGGGTATTAGCATGGAGCTCATGCATCTTGTCGTCGGGTAGCAGGGACAAGAACATACTGCAGCATGACATCCGTGTCCCCAATGACTATATCAGCAAGTTTTCTGGTCATAGATCAGAG GTTTGTGGACTCGAATGGTCGCATGACGACCGCGAGCTTGCCTCAGGCGGAAATGACAACCAGTTATTAGTCTGGAACCAACGATCGCAACAGCCAGTTTTGCGGTTGACAGAACATACAGCTGCTGTTAAAGCAATAGCGTGGTCaccacatcagcaaggactcctaGCATCAGGAGGTGGAACAGCTGATAGATGCATCAGGTTTTGGAACACGGCTAACGGAAATGTTCTGAACTCAATTGACACAGGCAGCCAG GTTTGCAACCTTGCCTGGTGCAAAAATGTGAATGAGCTTGTGAGCACACATGGATATTCCCAAAATCAGATCATGGTGTGGAAATACCCATCCATGTCAAAG GTTGCAACTCTAACTGGACATACGATGCGTGTGCTTTACCTCGCGTCGTCGCCTGATGGACAG ACCATAGTAACAGGGGCAGGTGACGAAACTCTACGGTTCTGGAACATATTTCCATCAGTTAGAACACAG ACTCCTGTGCGTGATATTGGGCTCTCGTCATTCTCAAGAAGCCACATCCGGTGA